A window of Bacteroidota bacterium genomic DNA:
AGAAACAACTTGTTAAACAAACAATTATTTCTACTTCAGCAGAAACAGAAAACCCTGTTTTAAAAAATAATACAACAAGCTCTTCTTTGAAAAATAATTCAATTCCAAAAACAACTAATAATATAACAACAGCAGAGCAAACAGAATATCCAAAAACAAATACAGATGTTGTATATTCGGATGCAAACTCAAGTAAACAAGTAGATGTGTATTCTATTTCTTCCGATAAAAAAGAACAACAAAATCCACTCTCAAAAATAGAAGAAACAGAAACTATAAACACAAGCTCACAAACAGTTCAAGAAACGGCAAAACAAAAACCTGCATCTAATCACAATTTCGTTATACCTAATGTATTCACACCGAATAACGATGGCAACAACGATTTGTTTAAGCTCAATTTCGACAATAAAATTCCTACCACAATTCATGTAACCATCTTTAACAGCAATATGTCTAAAGTAGTAGAATGGAAAACATTGGACGGAAGCTGGAACGGAAATGATATGCAAGGAAACATGTCTCCAAAAGGTGTTTATTATTACACAATTCAAGTATCTTTCGAAGACGGAGAAGCTACCACAAAAAGTGGGAACATATTACTAAGCAGATAATAAGTTATTTAGTACCTTCATCCAAGTAATTTGATACAACAACGGGTGAAACGGATTGGTCTTATTTCGGATACTCACAGCTATTTTGAAGAAAAACTCCCTAAATTTTTGTCGGAATGCGATGAGATTTGGCATGCGGGAGATATTGGTTCATTAGAACTTTGTGATAAACTAAATAAAATTAAACCTTTAAAAGCCGTATATGGCAATATAGACAACACTTCCATTAGAAAAGAGTATCCCGAATACCATTTCTTTACTTGCGAAAATGTAGGTGTTTTACTCATTCATATTGCTGGAAGTATGCCAAAATACAACACACAAGTGCTTGAGCTTATACAAAAACACAAACCCAAACTTTTAATTTGCGGACACTCACACATTGCCAAAGTAGCATTTGACAAGGCGAATAACGTACTTTATATGAATCCTGGAGCAGCAGGTAATCATGGCTTTCATCAAATAAAAACCATGCTTCGATTTACACTGGAAAATGGAGATATTAAAGACTTAGAACTAATAGAATTAGGCAAAAGATAATTTTTGTTATTAGTAATTAAATTAGTAATATTG
This region includes:
- a CDS encoding gliding motility-associated C-terminal domain-containing protein; protein product: MKNKLHIEELFKSKLYNHEADVNPAAWNNISNSLQKTNGSSSPKWIQSKYLILSTTVIAISTLSTIYFDANRSKRNNNNTSHSLTISEKQLVKQTIISTSAETENPVLKNNTTSSSLKNNSIPKTTNNITTAEQTEYPKTNTDVVYSDANSSKQVDVYSISSDKKEQQNPLSKIEETETINTSSQTVQETAKQKPASNHNFVIPNVFTPNNDGNNDLFKLNFDNKIPTTIHVTIFNSNMSKVVEWKTLDGSWNGNDMQGNMSPKGVYYYTIQVSFEDGEATTKSGNILLSR
- a CDS encoding metallophosphoesterase family protein, yielding MKRIGLISDTHSYFEEKLPKFLSECDEIWHAGDIGSLELCDKLNKIKPLKAVYGNIDNTSIRKEYPEYHFFTCENVGVLLIHIAGSMPKYNTQVLELIQKHKPKLLICGHSHIAKVAFDKANNVLYMNPGAAGNHGFHQIKTMLRFTLENGDIKDLELIELGKR